The window gcctgcacagagtcctgacctctacccgatagaacacctttgggatgaattagagtggacactgagccaggccttctcgtccaatatcagtgtcctcacaaatgcgcttctggaagaatggccaaaaattcccataaaacactcctaaactttgtgcaaaactttcccagaagagttgaagctgttatagctgcaaagggtgggctgacatcatattaaaccctatggattaagaatgggatgtacCTCAAGTTCATacgcgtgtgaaggcagacgagcgaatacatcagcaatatagtgtgtgtgtgtctttagtTATGTTCACATTTGACCTTTAGTTTATGTAACTACCATGTTCACATTTGGCTTCAGGTTTCTGTAGAAGTCGTCGGCTGTTACCCACAACTCCGCGCTTTGTTTACAGTCGTGATCTCGGTCACATCTAAGAGACGGAGCtccgtttctgttctctgattggctgaaagtGGTGCATGTGATCGCCATTCACAGCACAGCGCCCTGCTGCCTgcaagatttatttttttctctcttctctgaaACGCTGAGGTCACTGAAACCTGCAACATGATTGGGACCCTTATTTATTATGCCCTCTTCCCACTCACAAAACTTATCGGTAGACTCTCAGGTAAGGTACGACCGCgaagctgtctgtctgtctttgctATGCGTGCTTTCTGTTACTGTTTGTGCTGTTGTCACCACCGCTTGCAACCGTTGAGTTGTTAGCATAGCCAGTAAAGCTGTCTGCCGTAGGCCGAGTCTCAAATTACTTCGTACTCCCTACTTAGTGCACTAACTACGTAAGTCATTAAATAAAGGCTTCTACACTCAAATCGTGCACGAGGTGTACTAAAGGGAGCCGGCTGGACATCAACTGTAAGACTGAATAGCAAACTGTTGCCTACTATTATAAGTCATGGGAACTATAGGAACTATTTTAAGTATATGAAGTAATGACTcaaagtagtgcactatgtatATATCCATGTaagagccatttgggattcaacCTAAAGCGGTTGGCGTGCTAGCACTGCTGTTTATGCTCCACATGCATTGCGCACATGGCGTATGTGCAGTGGATGTGATCTAGTATGGACTTAAGAAAAGAATACTTTGACTAATAGTGGCCTTGATTGAGTCTCTTTAAAACCATTTAATTTATTCAGGCGGCAGAATgcgactgctgcaccatttaaggcggagcgtgcgaattcgaacaagaagccaacttcagcctgtGTTGCAAGTCCTAACTAGCTTTTTCTTCGACAGAACTTGGTTTTACGAAAATATTTCTACTGGAATATAAGCCAGAAATGCCATATCCCAGAAAGAACCTAATCATAAATGtttcaaatgcattttaaagtttaaagtatGTACTGGCAAGTGGACCTgcaaaatggacagtgagtctAATAACATGGCTTCTGAGTTTATAGTGAACTGAGAGCAGAGTGACCGTGCAACAACTGGAAGATTTGTCTGTGCTGCATGTGAAATCGCTGCCTGTTTGACAAATAGTGCCCTGTAGTTGTCAGCCGTGTTGTAGAGTTTGTATTCTCATGAGTAAATCTTTTGGTTGTTCCATGGTCTTTCTCCAGTGGGTTGACTTGTATATCAAGTGCCATGTAGTGAGTTAGTTAACGAGTGAACCATTCAGAACAGAGTGACTGAGAATTCAAACACCACAACATCTAGAACCCAGCTATTCACTGTTCTTACTCTTTTCTACAGAGTCGTGGTGGAAGGTTCATCCAGGTCATCCTGTGTTCATTAATGGAAAAGAAGTGTGGGATGGTGGTGGAGCTCCTTTCAGAAGGCTTAGTGAGCAGCAGACAGCCTTGTTGGATCAGTGGCGCAGCACAGGGAGTGAACCCTTGGAGAAGCCTAAACCAGCTAACCAAGAGAGGGGAAACGCTGAGGGACTGGTGGAGGGTAGATTTGTTCTGGAGAGGGAGGTGGTAGCTGAGGTGAAGAAGGAGCAGGAGATGGATTTGCttcacaaagacacagagaatATTTGTTCTGCGGACCCAGCAGGGCCTGATCCTGAATCTTTAGAGGAGGCTAGAGCCTTCAGTTCAGTAATGGAAAAGGATGCAAGTGACCTACCTGAAgtaaagagagaagagacaatTCCATCGGGAAATGAAAGTGATGGGTTAAACGTGCTGGATGAAAAAGACGAAGTAGAGAAGTTGTTCTCTACAATAGAGTGGACTGAAGTGCAAGGTGCTGCTGCTCTGGGGAGTAAAGGAGGGGTTCTTTATAAGGAGGAAAGGAGGAATCATAAGGAGATGGAAGAAACAACTGCCGATTCCCAGCCTGAAGAGAAGAGCTGTAGAAAGACTGGAGAAAGTGAAGCCCAAGTCGTTGAGGGCAGCAGTGTGTTTAATCTAAGCGCACTACTTGCAGATGGTCATGCAGAGTCCCTGAATAGTTTTACACAGTTTCAGTCTGTGCCTGCTGGCTGGCATTTCCCCGTGGGTCTTGGGTTGTCTGAGGCGGTATGTTATCCTTCAGTGCAGTTTCCTACTATGAGCTACTACCCTGCATTTCGAGAGAATAACAGTCTTGAAGGTAAGATTTTTGGCATTTTGACAAACCTTTAAAAAATTGCATAAGTCTTGCTGTTTTTCACTGTGCAGATTTGGTATTGATTACACTGATCCCAGATCTGGAAAAAGTAGTCATTTCTCAACTTATCAAATCTTAGGAAAACATTAaattgtgatgcatattgttTCGAGTCAAAATGCCTTCCAGCATTGTGatgcatttttgccatattgcccatctCCATTCTGAACAGCAAGTGACTGCAGATTAATCAAggaacacaaacataaaaaatgtgcaTATGTAGGGTaatttagacagccaatcagcagtctagAATGATCATGCTTTATTGGTTTACTGATGCTAATAAGACTGTCAAATTCTGTGGTATTTTTTGATAATCAGTAGTGTTGTAATAATATGGGTGGTACCAAGTACTGAATATTGATACTCTGTGTTTTGTTTCCTCTTTGTAGTGTGATTactcttcattcatttttaccagacatctgtgttttctttcttagtGATGTGGAGAGTGTGGGAGGACCTGAATGAAGACGGTGACTATTCTATAGCACCACCCACAGCTTGTGTAGACCCCTGCAATAAATTCACCTTCACTGTTATGTCGTACAATATCCTGGCCCAAGACCTGCTAGAAGCTAACTATGAGCTGTATCTGCACTGTTCAGAGGGCATGCTAGCATGGGAGAATCGTGTTCATGCTATCCTAAAGGAGCTTCAGACCTGGGAGCCCGATGTGAGTTTACACTCAGTGCCTCCTCCTCTGAATTACACCTGTGAATGTCAAATGCAGCTCTTTGTGATGTACCACATGACTCAGCAATTTAACAGGAccttttatttcatgcagtgaattatgttacattaaaaatatttatttaatgcattttggaTTTGTATGTTTTCACAGATTGTTTGTCTTCAAGAGGTCCAAGAGAATCACTTTCTGGAGCAAATGCATCCAGCCCTGATTGAGATGGGTGAGAGGAAATCATTTAATGCATGAGCATCACCTCGTTAACGCCCAAGTTAGGCCCTCTAAAGTcagtaaaggttctatacataaCCATTATACATTAGGGCCAGTCTCACAAAGCAAAGCACATCAACCAACAACAAGTCAAGCAATTTTAATTGTTAAttaaaaaaggaacaagaaatcgtatgtacattaaaaaaagtaaagcatttttaaagGTCACTGCCTCCATGTTGGTGGTTATTGAACTAATAATTGCtttatattattgtttatatatattttttttttgtttcctctgcgcacacatttccaaaagaaatggcccaaattgGCTTAGAAAAAAGTTTGATTCTGTTGACTTGCATTAAttgtaaaatagttttttcccctttcctgtaaagttaccattttggagatacaagggtttCTACAAGGGTAGTCTGCTGTGGTTTTGTAGCttagatagagagaaaaaaaaacgagGCAGGCTGCTAGTCTTGCTGCTGATGCTGAGCCAGATGTTATGTGGTCATCACATTCACTATCTTTTTCCCCTTTTACATTCGCAGGCTACATTTGTATTTACAAGCAGCGCACAGGCACCAAAACGGATGGCTGTGCAGTGTGTTACCACGGTGATCGCTTCATACAGCTGTCTGTCAGTCTGCTGGAGTTCCGACGCCATGACTGTGAGCTCCTGGACCGGGACAATGTGGGGATTGTGCTGCTCCTCCAGCCAATCAGTGAACATGGAGAAGGcctgcagtttagccccatctGTGTGGCCAACACGCACCTGTTATTTAACCCTAGAAGAGGAGATGTGAAACTGGCTCAGCTGGCCATAGTGCTGGCAGAGATTGACAGTGTGGTCAAACAGTGTAAGACCAAAGGAAGTGACTGTGAGGTCATTCTGTGTGGGGACTTAAATTCTTTACCCAACATGCCCCTGTACCAGCTAATCGCCACTGGCCAGCTGTACTACCATGGACTACCAGCTTGGATGGTGTGTCTTAAGTTaccatcttcatttttttttatttaaaacgtATCTCAACCTAATCTCTTTCATTTCAGCTGCATCTGTAGCTTACAGTCAACTACCACAGTTCAGGGGCATCACTAAACTAAACCCTCTATAATCACGGGGATTACTGGGCTAAACTGCATAACACCCAAAGTAGGTGCAAGTTcactacatttcccataatACCATAGGAgccttttttctcctttgtttTCATAAAATCCCAATATATGGCAGTTGTTCTCAAAACTGAGCCAGCAGTATGGTGGACATGGACATACACAAATATTTAACAGCAAAGCTAAACAAATGTTTGTCTATCTGTGTTTAACAGCAGATCAACCACTAAGCTGCCAGGGTCATGCTAAAACCTTTATTTTAGGGACTAACCAATGTAGCCATCCAAAAATGCATATTAGATCACTAAACCAAAGGCCTCAGTAAAGTTAGCAGCTTATGTAGTGTAAGTGAATTTAATGCATCATTGaggatgtattttattttttagataaAAGGGACTTTCCTGGTTAGTGTTTAATCAAAAGAGATGCAGCTCTCTCTTTATGCAGATTGTTCTGCCCGCTAACTGACGAGCAAAGAAGTTGCACTGGGCTCTCCTTAATTTAGAATGTGCCTCAGTACAACCAGTAGTCTAGAAACACCCctgccaaaaacaaaaaatggaaacatgttcctgtacttagaaaagaacagcagAACACTGTTATAATAGATGCCATTAGGCAGTTGCTGAATTGTATCAGTAAATGTtcaagcaaaacacatttttagggAGACTAAAGAGCTCAAAAGTGCATTGATATCAGACAGAGTGAATGATAAATCAATATTTGATGACTTTTGCACGGTACTATGTATTGTagtcatttcaaatgtttttttcttcataggATTCAGTGACTGTCCAGTAGTTTTTATTATAAGTGAGTTTATAttataacagtttttttttaaagtaatggtTTGAAATTATTGTCCATGGTCATTTTATTATTGTAGATTTAGGTGTTGCAGATAGAAATTAGGTtgaaaaattttaaatgagtttttcttTAAGACGCTAATTTTCAAATGGCTTATTTGCATTTCTATATAAATGTCAATTGCAGGTGTCTGGTCAGGAGGACTTGTCATACAAAATCCATCACAGAAGGCTGTACGCCCCCCTGTGGCCCAGCAGCCTGGGAATCAGTGACTACTGTCAGTACTCGTCTGTCTATGAACCTCACACCAAATCATCAGGTCAGTGAAAAGTGTGTACATGGTTCAAGCATACCCACATGAGGGTGAGTGTTTGAAAGAGTatgcgcatgtgtgtgcgtaACAGCCGCATGAGCATGTACTAGGGGAATTTTTCTGGACTTATCTGAGGTTTTGCTCTGTTCAGATCCTCTATGTTTATGCTCCCTTTTCATTTCGGATACTAGATACAGTATAGTGCAAAAATGAGACCAaaaaatttccaaaaaaaaaaaaaaagaaaccaacttcataactaaataatataaatatatgtaaaaaattaGCATATGGACTCTGCCTTTATTGTAGCTTCCATTTTTGGAgacttcctttcagtttttGCAGAAATCAGCAAGGATATTTTTTCATACTCCTgaagttcagtcctagaagttggttgcattttctgcttttcataatCCAAGTAATTGCAAACGTTAAgtcatgttgaggtctggactctggggtggtcagtccactgttctgagagcATGAGCAGTTACTTTTTTGtacataatttaaataattataaagcTCCATTTTCCACTtaatttcctttgactttcccttttCTTATGCAGGCGGGTcatcttgtatctaatctcatcagaaatGTATCTTGAAAAATATGactttaatggctgttttaactacaaattaaataagtgaagagttgtctctgacttttacacagctgtatattgtgtgtatacaACTGGTAAAGTATGAATTTTTGTTAAACTACTTAAATGTGAGCTTGAAGGCAAGAAGACGCAAAGAAGGTTGATGACAGTGCATTtccagtggtcagtgtggtATAGCTTCCTTTTAAGGCATGTGTGCTGTTGTCTGTGAGCAATACTATATTTACCCTTCCTACAGGGAAGCTCCAGTACAACCATGACTTCCTCCAGCAGCTGCGCTACTGTCAGGCAGCCTGTGTGCGGCCCGCAGACCTGGAATTTATACCCGGCGTCACCGACAACAAACCAAGTATCTAACTTAACTAACCTAACATAGAAGTTTACTTTACTTTTCCTTTAGTTTTGATTGCATAAATGAAGTCTTCTACGGTCTGCAGCTTCTACAAGGTGTAGAGCTGATGTTATTTGCATAAGGAATAAATTACTTTAAAGTAAACTAATAATCCAACCATTTTTCCATCTCAAGACGAGTGCTAGTTTCATTCTGCAATATTACAATGCAGGCTCGAAGCTGTGATGGGcacttttgttcatttcagtAAATACTGTGCTTTAATGAATACCAGAAGGGAATGAATTATGAGATTAAGACCttttgttaaagggcccatatatatattttttttgtccagtaATAACTTTTGTGTGGttatatgtaccaaaaacagtcattgtgcatttttacacaatcattttccaacctctctttatctcttagaattaaaacaggccatttttgttactgtttttgactgatacatatatgtaaatgagcttttttctgattggctgccctgtatcaTTCAGAAAGTAGTCCAGCctgaaacactacttataacCTAAGTGTGAATGGCTAAAGCTATAGGCTAAATAGgcagataaatgtaaattatttggTTTTGTGACATAAAGACAGTTCATTCAAATagactgtttttgcagtttcaTTCCATGTGGATTATGGATTGGGAAGTAATTGACACTTTTACAATTGACAATTGGCAACATGTCAGTaacatgcacatctgtaaaggttCTGTTAATGTTGAACAATTACAAGTACGGGTTTTAGatcaacatatgctgccatccagatgacgtctttttcaaggaaggccttgcttatttcatcatgacaatgccaaaccacatccTGCTTGTGGTACAAAAGCATGGCTCTGTGGTAAGAGTCttgtgctaaactgacctgcctgcagatGAGACTGGTCACCCACTGATAATGTTTGCTGCGTTatggaacaaaagaaaacacaaaggtgaccctgaactgctgagcagctgaaatccttagttcccaaacactttggGAAGAGGTGGTGCAACgcagtaaacatgcccccgtcccaacatgttttgaaacatgttgctggtatcaatttaaaaaaatagacgcatatttttcaaaaaacagtttTGCAGTTTCAATATCTGATCTGTTGTCTATGGACTGTTTTCAATTCAATATAGGGTTTGTAcatcattctgtttttatttacattttgcaaagcatcccaacttttcGAGAAATGGCATTTTAATTAGAATCTCAACATGTCACCTTCTTTGGATTTCAAACCAAACCTAATTTCCGTTTACAGGATGgttaaaaaaaaccttgaatTAGATGCAGgaaaattattatatatatatatataatttttttacagtacagtatCAGTTAACAGATTTATCTTACTTTTAACATTtcttacagcaaaaaaaaaaaaaaaaaaaaaaattttggaAATCTGAAATCATGCTCGTATTCTCTTACAAAGCAGTTAGAAGTTTTGATCTGTTTGGACGGTGCAAACAATGTCTTAAACGTATCGGTTAATCAGCTGAGCGGATGAACCTCCAATTAGTTGATTACTTGCATGTGACCAAAAATTTTTTGAAACGTTTTAGAAAATGCAATTTAGATGAACATCACACAAGCCGTATAACTGTCACACATCTCGTTTATGTACAAGCAAATGTGTTAACACCACACTGTTTGCTCTTACTGTCACGGTAAATCTGGTAGTGCGTTTCATGAATCTGGCCCTTTGTCACAACTGGTTTGGAATGGGGATTGTTATTAAAgcatatttcacttttacttAATTTGGCATGTACCAATTCTTTATCTGGGGAAATAACACACATTGTTCTCTTCCTTCCAGATCCTGAAGAAAAGCAATTATTTTCTCCAAGGTAAACTCTTTGAACTATATTCTTCCCATAAACAAGATCAGTCAACTTTAAATACTTCAACAATATCAGTGTTTACTCCACAGTATTGTCGTATATATTGCCTGTTTTCCCTCAGCAGGTTCAAAAACACCATATGTCATGGATTAAACCTGAGTTCAGTGTACAGTCCTTACATAGCTGATACTGAGCGCTGTGCAGTCACCACATTACACTCGGAGGGAGCTGCCATGGTCGACTATATCTTTTACTCTACAGGACAGGGTGGCTCGGGGGTCTGTAAAGGTAGGCAACAGGGCAGCCATGCCTGTCAATTAAAGATTCAATTTTAACATTTCTTAAAGTTGATTTTTCAGTTTAAGCCTAGACCTGGACTAAATGGGATCTTTAATGGTGAAACACCATTGGCATTGTTTAGTCCAAGACTAAGCTTAATCCATGTACATGAAAACAGCCTTTAACATCCAAGTTGAAATCAGTTGTCCACTACAGTATTTCATGTAAAAGCTATGTTgtttgtctgtatttattaaCGATGTTGTATGGCTGCATCTCTTGTGCTTTCATACAGACAGGAAGAATGGTCTGAAGCTGCTCGGCCGTCTCACTCTATTGTCTGAGGCAGACCTCTGGTCGATGAATGGACTCCCGAATGAAATGTTCCCCTCAGATCACCTGAGTCTGCTGGCCAAGTTTCAGCTCGGCTAACTGTTTAGGGCACCAGCCAGTGAGACGCAGTAAGAACTTGGTTCCAAGTTCAGGTTACTGAGTTAGCTTGGGCTTGGACTGATTCTTTGAGGCCTTAATCAggatgtttatggttctgtgcATTCAAAGTCTTTTCTTTCTGGCAAAGATGATGGCCGAAAGCTGAaggttttctattgttttaaatttttcCTTGCGTTGACTGGTGAcgtcataaaacatttttagtcAGATGCCCTTTTTATACTCTCTGAGAGCTTAGAATCTTAGGGTTGGTTTTAAACGTTGAGGTGAACTAAGATGGTATTGAAATTGGGCATTCAGATGTTAAATATGGTGTTAAGGGCATTACTTTGGCAAATAGAAAGTCCCATGGAAGAAAACGGCAAAAATTCTTTGTCACCAAAATGTTTTCAGTCTGAAAAGTGCTGAATGTACATAATGGTGTGTAGTTTATTTTTGAGActatttgcttttgttttgagcAGCTTATTATTCTTTCAGtggaagaaaaaaagtaaataaattgcCAAAAATAGTATTGTGTTGGTATTATTCCTGATTAATACATGTTTTTAGAGCCCAGCCCAGATCAGGAACTGCTGCAGACTCCAGGCTTGTTCTCTATAACAAAGGCCTaagtaagtaaaataaaaataatgtatttaataaatacagCAGAAGTCAGAGCCCActccatttatttcatttagtcATCAGATACAAGTTATTCACATTTTAAGACATTCTGGGTTCAGATTAGATGCAAGATTGTCCATTTGCAtcaggaaggggaaagtcaaaggagtTCACCATCTGATTAAACGTTActtgaagctttcatctttgagaggtgAAAACCAAGCTGAACTTTGGTGGTAAAAAagactgtttatttttctgggACCATAGTAGGGCTGTTTTCTCATGATATCATTATCTGAAAAACCAAGCTAGTCTGTAACAAGCTCAGATACTTAGAGCTTTCCAGCTGCTTCCACTGGGGCGTGTTCAGAGGAGATGCACACAGCATGAAAGAATTATTCATGCAGCCTAAGGATCCAGGGAGATACGGAGAGTGTGTGTCCCTCGCTAAAGGAGGTGACTGTTTCAGGCTTCTGTTGGTGAACAGTATAAGGTCTTGCATAGTCAACTAAGTGCAGCTGCTCCAAGCTCCCTTCCATGAGCCTTTTATTGTTCACCATTGAAGGGCTCCAAATCTGAGCTTTAGTTACAAAggataaacatttaaaaggatGGATTACAAGAGAGATTTAAAGTACACCACAGCAGGCAGTGGCTTTAATGCCATTATCCTCCCCCAATTCAGATTATACTTtcactggggggaaaaaatgttcTGGCATCTGTTTATGCAGCAAGTTCAAGCCCTCTAATGGCACAAGCAAGGCATTTAAGCAGAAAATCAAGAAAGCAGCAAAGAGTTTGTAAGTGTGCAATGAAATGCCTTTCTGTTTACCTGCAGCGGATTCTGAGGCTGTCAGTGTGTGGGAATACAGACATTTCCCAAAGGAGAGTGCACATGTTCAAGAAGTGGGTCAGTAGGTTTTTAA is drawn from Pygocentrus nattereri isolate fPygNat1 chromosome 10, fPygNat1.pri, whole genome shotgun sequence and contains these coding sequences:
- the angel1 gene encoding protein angel homolog 1 isoform X1, whose protein sequence is MIGTLIYYALFPLTKLIGRLSESWWKVHPGHPVFINGKEVWDGGGAPFRRLSEQQTALLDQWRSTGSEPLEKPKPANQERGNAEGLVEGRFVLEREVVAEVKKEQEMDLLHKDTENICSADPAGPDPESLEEARAFSSVMEKDASDLPEVKREETIPSGNESDGLNVLDEKDEVEKLFSTIEWTEVQGAAALGSKGGVLYKEERRNHKEMEETTADSQPEEKSCRKTGESEAQVVEGSSVFNLSALLADGHAESLNSFTQFQSVPAGWHFPVGLGLSEAVCYPSVQFPTMSYYPAFRENNSLEVMWRVWEDLNEDGDYSIAPPTACVDPCNKFTFTVMSYNILAQDLLEANYELYLHCSEGMLAWENRVHAILKELQTWEPDIVCLQEVQENHFLEQMHPALIEMGYICIYKQRTGTKTDGCAVCYHGDRFIQLSVSLLEFRRHDCELLDRDNVGIVLLLQPISEHGEGLQFSPICVANTHLLFNPRRGDVKLAQLAIVLAEIDSVVKQCKTKGSDCEVILCGDLNSLPNMPLYQLIATGQLYYHGLPAWMVSGQEDLSYKIHHRRLYAPLWPSSLGISDYCQYSSVYEPHTKSSGKLQYNHDFLQQLRYCQAACVRPADLEFIPGVTDNKPNPEEKQLFSPSRFKNTICHGLNLSSVYSPYIADTERCAVTTLHSEGAAMVDYIFYSTGQGGSGVCKDRKNGLKLLGRLTLLSEADLWSMNGLPNEMFPSDHLSLLAKFQLG
- the angel1 gene encoding protein angel homolog 1 isoform X2 → MIGTLIYYALFPLTKLIGRLSESWWKVHPGHPVFINGKEVWDGGGAPFRRLSEQQTALLDQWRSTGSEPLEKPKPANQERGNAEGLVEGRFVLEREVVAEVKKEQEMDLLHKDTENICSADPAGPDPESLEEARAFSSVMEKDASDLPEVKREETIPSGNESDGLNVLDEKDEVEKLFSTIEWTEVQGAAALGSKGGVLYKEERRNHKEMEETTADSQPEEKSCRKTGESEAQVVEGSSVFNLSALLADGHAESLNSFTQFQSVPAGWHFPVGLGLSEAVCYPSVQFPTMSYYPAFRENNSLEVMWRVWEDLNEDGDYSIAPPTACVDPCNKFTFTVMSYNILAQDLLEANYELYLHCSEGMLAWENRVHAILKELQTWEPDIVCLQEVQENHFLEQMHPALIEMGYICIYKQRTGTKTDGCAVCYHGDRFIQLSVSLLEFRRHDCELLDRDNVGIVLLLQPISEHGEGLQFSPICVANTHLLFNPRRGDVKLAQLAIVLAEIDSVVKQCKTKGSDCEVILCGDLNSLPNMPLYQLIATGQLYYHGLPAWMVSGQEDLSYKIHHRRLYAPLWPSSLGISDYCQYSSVYEPHTKSSGKLQYNHDFLQQLRYCQAACVRPADLEFIPGVTDNKPNPEEKQLFSPRFKNTICHGLNLSSVYSPYIADTERCAVTTLHSEGAAMVDYIFYSTGQGGSGVCKDRKNGLKLLGRLTLLSEADLWSMNGLPNEMFPSDHLSLLAKFQLG